The following proteins are encoded in a genomic region of Oncorhynchus gorbuscha isolate QuinsamMale2020 ecotype Even-year linkage group LG11, OgorEven_v1.0, whole genome shotgun sequence:
- the LOC124047794 gene encoding 28S ribosomal protein S36, mitochondrial-like, giving the protein MMMLVKKDGSSWKSKCAVQEVLKVGVAAAQQSSGTHSSPLTSAPSPLTRLPGTSDTAATIRDLPQRYRRRIVGPEEMEYIQRGGPEKQTSLITCQTILWIFIQYCIAF; this is encoded by the exons ATGATGATGCTGGTGAAGAAAGATGGCAGCAGCTGGAAGAGCAAATGTGCAG TCCAAGAGGTGCTGAAAGTGGGAGTTGCAGCAGCACAGCAGTCCAGTGGTACACACAGTTCACCTTTGACCTCTGCACCATCACCCTTGACTCGCCTCCCGGGAACCTCAGATACCGCTGCAACTATCAGAGATCTTCCCCAGAGGTATCGAAGAAGGATAGTTGGTCCAGAGGAGATGGAGTACATCCAG CGTGGTGGACCAGAGAAACAGACATCACTGATAACCTGCCAAACCATTCTCTGGATATTTATTCAGTACTGTATAGCTTTTTAG
- the LOC124048671 gene encoding pyridoxal phosphate phosphatase codes for MAGLVSSRGCHKIRGSQIRELLDSKLNVLFDCDGVIWNGETVVAGAPEVVTLLKQQGKKVFFITNNCTRPRASYVTKFIRLGFTDVAEEEIFSSAYCSAAYLRDVAKLQGKVYVIGCQGVVKELREAGVPIVEEDTNAPTGTIYDYPLDPEVKAVLVGYDEKFDFIKLAKACCYLQNTECLFLATDPDPWHPLRGGRITPGSGSLTAAVETASSRKATVIGKPSCFMFECIASQFNLDPGQSLMVGDRLETDILFGANCGLDTMLTLTGVSTLEEAHGYKDSDDPERKDFVPDYVVETIADFIEAYEEEEG; via the exons ATGGCTGGGCTGGTGAGTAGCAGAGGGTGTCACAAAATCAGGGGTTCCCAAATAAGAGAGCTCCTCGACTCCAAGCTCAACGTCCTTTTTGATTGCGACGGAGTCATCTGGAATGGCGAAACGGTAGTGGCAGGCGCGCCAGAAGTGGTGACGCTACTGAAACAGCAAGGCAAAAAGGTATTTTTCATCACCAACAACTGTACTAGGCCCAGAGCGAGCTACGTGACGAAGTTTATCCGGTTGGGCTTCACTGATGTCGCAGAGGAGGAGATCTTCAGCTCGGCGTACTGCTCTGCGGCTTATCTGCGAGACGTGGCGAAGTTGCAGGGTAAGGTGTATGTCATAGGGTGCCAGGGCGTTGTGAAGGAGCTACGGGAGGCTGGGGTTCCCATAGTGGAGGAGGACACCAACGCACCCACTGGGACCATTTACGACTACCCGTTGGACCCAGAAGTAAAGGCAGTGCTGGTGGGATATGACGAGAAATTTGATTTCATAAAACTGGCCAAAGCCTGCTGCTACTTACAGAATACTGAGTGCCTGTTTCTGGCCACTGACCCTGACCCTTGGCACCCACTGCGAGGAGGCAGAATAACACCAG gttCAGGAAGCCTCACGGCCGCTGTGGAGACAGCCAGCAGCAGGAAAGCCACGGTGATCGGGAAGCCCAGCTGCTTCATGTTCGAGTGCATCGCCAGCCAGTTCAACCTGGACCCCGGCCAGTCCCTCATGGTGGGTGACCGCCTGGAGACTGACATCCTGTTTGGGGCTAACTGTGGCCTGGACACCATGCTCACCCTGACCGGAGTGTCCACTCTAGAGGAGGCGCACGGCTACAAGGACAGTGACGACCCCGAGCGGAAGGACTTCGTGCCAGATTACGTGGTGGAGACCATTGCCGATTTCATTGAAGCGTATGAAGAGGAGGAAGGCTGA